Part of the Porites lutea chromosome 14, jaPorLute2.1, whole genome shotgun sequence genome, GTCTTTTTACAAAAGAATACACAAAACCAGAATGTTTTCTTTACTCTTCCATAGCCATTAAATGCATCTGTTAGACCTTTTGGACCTTGGcaaaaatgacagatttcccttgtaacctttcatatacttgaagcctgaaaaaaaggtacccctttcaggcAGAGCCTCTCCCATATACTAGGCCATTATAGTAAGTACCCTCCACCCTCAGGGGAACTCATTCATACACATCCCTCACTCTGAATAATTTTAGTTCAGTAGTTTTCTTTTAGGTTATTAGCcaggaaaatgtaaaaaaactttaaaagggGTTTCTTATCACTTCATACCAGGCAATAAAGGCTGTGGATATTCCAGAGCAAAATCTGAAGTCATTAGCAGCAATTCTGCTTCGCCAGCAGCCTCTAGAAAGCTCTTCCCAGGTGTAATGTTATACTTCATCTTTGTGCTATCCATATTGCTGTACACAACTAGACTCATCATGAACTGACCGAGGACATACATTATTAAGTTTAAAACTCGCTGCGTAAATGTCATTTTATCGGTACAGGGCTCTCCAGGAAAAGGTATTGGAATGTATGAAACAGGCATAGGTACCAAATGTTTCGCCAGTGGTGGACCATTTGGAGATAATGCTGCAATTTCAACTCTTTTCAAGCCTAAATACTCAGCAAGCAACACGTAACAATTTGCGATGTTATcataaattaataaatcaaaCCCTTTGAGGCTGTTAACAAACTCTGTGTCATTCAGTAAACATTCACAAGATATGCGATCAATTTCACTTAACGACTTGAAAGTGTCCCACGACAGAGATCCATTTTCAATCATTTCTTTTGCAAATGTCTCCAAAATTGTTCCCTCCTTAAAAGGCACTTGAAAAATCTTGTGAGAGAATTTCTCACTTGGTTTTACTTTCTGAGCAGATGAAATAACCAAGGTGACCTGTTGAGcattaaatgaaaacaaaattatgtttGAAAAAGCCAAGGTATAAAATGAAAGTATTATCTTTTATACTTAGTGGTTTCTAATATTTTCCTCCTTGATTACAAAAACAGGATTGTGTGCTAGGATTTGAGTACATGCCATGCCATGGCATGTTAAAGAAGCTATTGTTTCATTAGCCAATCGGGTCGATTGAGTCTATATTTGCTAACCAGAACACCTGGCCAGAACAAAATAAGGGAGTGGCCCTCATCCCCCACCCCCATGAGATTGGTCCCTTGTAGTTGGAGCTACTATAGTTTCTGTGGCTAATGACATTGTTTCTTTCTCTCAAGGCGTGCAAGCTATTCAGTTGGGACCTTAAGAGACAGGCTAGCCACCGTATCGGTCTGCCCGCTCGTCGAGACACTAtagcatttcttttaaaaatagtgGCAAAGGTCAGCACCTTTGGCTAAGTAACTACTACCACATGTTCATCCTTTTCCTACTGGATTGCTAGCCCACCCACGTGTAGAAAACCAAGCCCTACACCTCTTTATAAGAGGCATTTTCAGACCTTTTTTGTCAAGCTAATTGAGCATAAGCAGATTATACCTCGTGCCCTCGCCTGGCCAACTCCTCCACTACGTTTCTTATCATCATATAATGAGATCCTCCAACTGCACTGCCTCCTATAATCTTAGCTGAAGATGAAGATTCAGCGAGGAAAAGCAGGATTATCCAACAAAGCCCGGACATATTTGGTAACAAAAATTGTGCAAAGATGGTCAGCTCGTCACCAGGTTATGTACTAGTTTGCAAGCGAGGTTCAATATCGCGTGACTTTGAGGGCACAACCCAGCTGAGTTGAAATAGAcatccaaaataaaaatcaaattgaaATCAAATGGCTGCTTCAGTTTTACGAGTTTATGCAGCAACTGACTTCTGAGCTCCATACTTACTAACTTACTACTTTATCTTTCTGAATAGTtgaccaaagtttggaaaatcTGTCGGCCGCCATGTGAGGTGGCAGGTCTCGCAGCCTCAGAATCTCTATAAATGATTGAGTGACCTGACTCTCGTTACAGTTCAACTACGCTAtttgaaaaaggaatttttgtacttttttttccaTGCGCTCTAAAATGCTTTTCATAAAGGCGGCGTTTGGTTTTGTGTGCGTGATTTAGTTGCGTGACATGTTTTATTTTCAAGCGTGTTGCATGCGTGGGAGGCTTCATCATTCACAAGTATAAAATGGCGGCGTCGTTTATATTTTGCATACTCTTGTCTTTTTATTGTCTTGACTCTGTTTTGAGTGCAAAAATCGTGGGTTTCAGCAGCATGGCAGCAGGATCTCATTACTTTATCATCaggaaaacaatggaagaaTTATCCTCTCGAGGACACGAGGTAAATTTTCACGTGAAATATCGTGAACTTCCATTGGAACCTTCCTGACCTGATCTCATTTCTACGACCATTTACAAAAGTCTCGGGgcctttttttttgtcagcaaAATATTCTAAAGCCTGTTCCAAGCTGACGTTTCTCTGCATCTCCACGCTTTTGAGCACTTGCTGtttgtcatttattattattatttatcaaaatCGACAGTACTATAAATGGGACACGTTATTGTTCCAGGCGTCcaagatagtagagcgcggcgtTCAGATGATGTGGAGCTAGTTAAATCATAGGCAGGGAAAACCGTGCTTTACTATCCGAACCCGAGAcctgaacgcctggaacgggTTATGACCAACGTCTGAAGCATATAACCCTATGTTTCTGACAATGCGGCTTTTGAATAGCTGGACCCATATTCCCAGTCAAGTTCCCTCTCTCCAGTCCCAGGCTCCGGCCTTTTACGGTTCAAGGCCGTGCACATGCTCGGGGCATTTGAGTGAGGCGGGAAAAGTCAGGCGAGAGCCGCACGCGAAAGGTTCGCTTGCCATAgtgcttgctcgcaggctataaaCAATCGGTCAAACACCTATTGAAGAAACCGAAATAAATTtccagaaaaataaagaaaaaaaaaagcaaaaaaaaccagcaacaaataaaacaagcaaaaaaccaaaacaaataaaaaagacaaacaaaaaaaatactcttCCCGCTCCACTTCATATTTTGGAGCCACCTCAAGTTAATTTTTGtcatttgttatttatttatttattatttatttttgttatttttattttttttattacttgatTCCCTTGGGATGCGTCTTTGTACTTGGAGTTTAAATTTCAAAGGCATCGTTGCTGAAAAATCTGATCGAGACACGTTAAGCCAACACCCACGTTAGGAGAGAGAGCAGTTCTACATCTACATTGACTACTTCAGAGCTCTTATAGTAAGTTCTCTTTTGTTTCACAGGTGGCATTGATTGTGTCCTCCGACGTTAAGATCAGCTCCAACGAAAAACTCCCGCATTTTATTTACAAAGTTCCATATCAACCCGGATTCTCGGAGGAGCTGCTTGTCAAACCAGCAATTGACGGAAACCAGCTAAAGGGGATGTGGGCGTTGGCTCAAGTAGAACAAGTTATGTGTGAATGCCTTTTGAATGACACTAAGCTACTACAAGAACTGAAGGATTTTGACTTGCTAGTTTATGAAGGAGCAgctctctgtgctgttttgctAGGTGAACATCTCGAGATTCCAAGGGTGGTTATCGCCCCTGGACCACCAAATGCAGCTTTTGCTCCCTTTCATATGATTCCGACCCCTGTGTCGTACGTTCCTCAACAGCTGACTGGGTTCTCGTGTAATATGACGTTTACAGAACGTGTTATAAACCTTGGAGTTTATTTTGCTGGACAGCTTCTCCTGAAAATGATGTTTTCACAATCCGTGATTCCTCTGAAGACCAAGTTTCATATCAAACCAGAGATCAGCTACGAGGAAGCAGTGACGAATGTCGAGCTTGTCATAATACTGGCAGATTTTGCTCTAGAATTTCCACAACCTCTCTTACCAGGTATAGCTATAAAGATTCTGGAACGTAACAAATTTATGTAGAATTGTCATTTGGCAATCAAGGCTATGTTTACTGTATAtataccgaatagcttttcgtgacgccacgaaaagctatccggaaGAAAAACTATCCAGGACGGTATGAACGGCAGCAGTCCTTGGTATACTAAATTCCGGTCGGCACTCCtgcatacagtcgaaccttccgttaacgaccacccaaaatgcaaagactgagtggtcgcttacaggaggtggtcgtttacaggGATTGAACCACAGGGGGTCTCATCCGAGAAGAAGTCCaagcacatctactttatgaaAGATGATTTATTTAAAGTCATGTCCAAGTTAGGGTATGTGCTGTTCTAAGTTGTCACTAAAGATATTGGTATATTCTAAGTAtcatagtgcacacagcgaaaatagagatcagagaatgcgtcaagtggtcgcttacaagatgTTAAAAACAACGAAAATCATTAACcttcaggcccaaaaagtggtcgcggtcgcttacaggagatggtcgtttactagaggttccaactgtaaggctttgactgggaaagttttggtgttttggatcggcggtcgcttatgagaggtggtcgcacatggaggttcgactttATTTAATTCCGTCTCAGTAGGTTCTAGTCCTCGCTCCTAATTTTTTACTTCCGCGATCGCGCGACGGGCGGAATAGAtgttcacactgcaccaaagtaCGGCAGAAAACCAATCCGATATTCAAGAGCGGCGTTGCGCAGCTTCGCCATGTCCcagaaatcgcgccgccacAAACGTTCTTGTGTGTGAAAAAAGTGCTTGACGACAAAGTAGGGGTACAGTTAAGAGGGAAATTCACGGCTCCTTCTCTTCGCACTCCCCCTCCCTTCTAAGCTCGCCGGGGATTCtattcagtggcggatccggAGGGAGGCCCGGGGGACCGGCTCCCCTTATCTAAGGATCTAGATGACCGGACCCCCCTATCTCAAGGATCTGGATCCGGCAAGGCTATTAACTCTAGCCTGACTAGGGAAGAAGCAGTAGTTTTATGGACTCCAATTTCTTGTTTCTACATTGCAGGTGTAGTCATGGTTGGCCCAATAGGTGTTAAAAAGCCTGGTGTTCTCCCCCCTGATTTACAACAATTTCTACAGGATACAGGGGGGCACGGGTTCATCATTGTGTCTTTTGGCTCGTATGTGGAAAAAATCATCCCCAAAGAAAAGATTGACATGATGGCTGCAGCTTTTGCAAAGTTGAAGCAGAAAGTTTTGTGGAGGCAAAAAGGTAGTGGCCTTCTTTCTGTGCAACGCTTTAGTAGAAACCTAACTACTGCATTTTAGAGACATGTTTAATACATGTTATTTGAACAACATTAATATTTTCGCGGTCTGTTTGCAATTTTAAAGGCATCTTAACTTCTAACGGAGGACATGTCAACactgaaatttgtttgtttgcttgttttttttaaaaataaaaatcgtcGCACAGCGCTGtcccgctcccccccccccccccgccacccccATTTGATATTATTCATATTGGTATTTGAAAATCCCCGTGTTGGTGCCATCGTTTCTGAATTCCCGGTACAGCCATTACCCTGTCTCCTCTACTTTTACGATAAAGATCAATATCatttcttgaaaatgaaataaaattaagaaaGTACCTTCCAGACGAAACGACCTTTTTGCGAAACGAATCCCAATTTTTCAAAGGAAACTGTGTCTTTATAGATATTTACGAGAAGTATTGTGTTTGCACTGTGGTTGACCTTTTTAAggatttctttctttattatgCTACATTTTATTTGTAACGTGATTTCATTAGCTAGAGATTGTTAATATGTTTTATGACGTAACAAAGGCATGTGATGTCTTTCAAAATGTGACCAAAGTTTTCAAGTTAAATTTTGTGCGAACATAGGTTACATCCCTGCATCACTCAGTAGGAACATCAAAGTAGTGGAGTGGTTACCTCAGAATGATCTTCTGGGTCACAAGGACATCAAAGCGTTTGTCTCCCATGTCGGATTCAACAGTGTGTACGAGTCTGCTTATCATGGGGTGCCTGTGGTAGCAGTTCCACTGTTTGCAGATCAGTTTTCCAATGCCAAGAAAGTGGAACAATTTGGCCTGGGAATAGTTGTGGATTATAAAAGTGTGTATGCAGATCAGCTGTTTGAGGCAATAGAACAAGTCATCACTGAACCAAGGTAACTGACAGAGGGTACTTACCATTTACCCAAAATACCCAGGTAGAAACCGTGTGCATAAACATATAAAACTATAGTATTTTAGGTGGTCTATAGGGAGAAGAACCCACTACaaagtatttaacaattattcctcgagcccgaatgggctctgagtcaatagcccatgaggccgaaggccgaatggcggctattgactcagaggccataagggcgagaggaataattgttttagtaaaatccaactagttggtcaaaaatatcgagaataaaaaaattttagctagttaaagctagacttaaatccttttttgccgccaaaaagcccgcgcttttcgctactagtgggctataacatatagcctagtagtagctcaaccaatctgaacgcagcattgataatagaccactagttggattttactaaatccAGTTATTAGCTCCCGGTGAATCCAAATCAGGTATTCagactaagaaaagaaaaaaattgcatcacCTTAAATCACAGCCCATAGCCTTTTTTCAAACGGAATGGTGTTAACGGTAACCACTTGATTTTCCAATCGATTTTCCGGTTTTCCAATGTATAAGGAAAGCACTCCAGGACTTACTGAGCTCTACTGGGCTTTGTTGATACATCTGTATCATTGCAATGCACGGGTGTGTAAATCTCTGTTGGCGCAAATTAGTGCTTTTTATCTACAGAGACGTTTTCTATTTGAAAAATCAATCAATTCATAAATGTTACATTTACTAGCCTTCcaacaagctctccatttgaaggagtcgcgagaagtcactcGAGAGCtgcacgcgaaaggagacgctTCGCcgctctctctcgcgcgcgttCGCTCGCTTCGTTCGCCATAATTGGAGAGCTTACTCACAGGCGACAATTACTTTGACGATGTGCAACTTGTGCTGTAAACCGTTACAGATTCAAAAGAGAAGCAACGCGCATATCTCGGCTGATGCAAGACAAGCCACGGACCCCATTAGAGACAACTTGTGATTGGATAGAGTATGTGATCAGACATGGTGGAGCTCGGCATCTCAGAGCTCAAGTGTTTAACATCCCTTGGTATCAGTACTACCTACTTGACGTCATAGCTTTTCTTGTTGCCATAGTTGCACTGGTCGTCATGGTGATAAGATTAACATGCAGATGTCTGTTCTGGTTCTGCTGTAACAAGTGTGGGAGAGCAAAAGCTAAGAGGGAGTAACGGAGAGCCGCCTGGGCATTTGCTTTTGAGAGACTGTGTCGCCCTATGGGGCTCAACCTCagtcccagggttctctccttgGTTGCGTCTGGTCACGTGGCTCCAGAACAAATTTAATTCCGAGGGAGGGGTCGTTTGTCTCACAATTTTGTGTCTCGTTCACGGAATGATCGCAAGGATCCGCAAGAGCAAGATAGGTTTGCTAACGCAACAACTGTAACTGAAACCATCGGAAATTTCTGTTTAAACAGAACTGCCACTAGATAAACAGGTTAATTAGAGAGAACGAGGTTGTATGGGGctgttttttttctagaaaggtTGTTTTTTACCGTTAACGGTCAAAAAGTCAGAGTAATGTTAACCGTGCAAACGATTCAAGGAATTCCAGATCTCACTATTTCATTTCATCCGTCACGAACTTCAGCCTCCTGAGGGACCTGAAGAATCTCTTGCTGGAACAACCAGTTCCCATGTTCTCAACAATCAAAAATACTCTCTCTACGACATTACAAAATCGTACAACTTGCTTTTATCTGAAAATACCTCGAAATTTTATATAATATGTGAAACTGAGGCTAAGATaacctccaaaacacaacaGTTCATATTAGTCATATAGAACTCAATATTTACTTTAAGTCTTAAACTAAATTTTCCGACAAAATAACCGTCAACACTACCACCCCACTGAGATCTTCTTTCCTCAGTTCGACTCAGTTCTGGTTGCAGTTTTGTTGAGTCATGTCACATGCATGTACAGGGAAGAAAAAAGGGCGGAACTACCTTGTTTTTGCAATGCAGAAAGACTTTacgaataaatgaataattgaAAACTCGAATCTCTTTTCGCATATGATGAAGTTTC contains:
- the LOC140924397 gene encoding UDP-glucuronosyltransferase 1A6-like isoform X3; its protein translation is MWALAQVEQVMCECLLNDTKLLQELKDFDLLVYEGAALCAVLLGEHLEIPRVVIAPGPPNAAFAPFHMIPTPVSYVPQQLTGFSCNMTFTERVINLGVYFAGQLLLKMMFSQSVIPLKTKFHIKPEISYEEAVTNVELVIILADFALEFPQPLLPGVVMVGPIGVKKPGVLPPDLQQFLQDTGGHGFIIVSFGSYVEKIIPKEKIDMMAAAFAKLKQKVLWRQKGYIPASLSRNIKVVEWLPQNDLLGHKDIKAFVSHVGFNSVYESAYHGVPVVAVPLFADQFSNAKKVEQFGLGIVVDYKSVYADQLFEAIEQVITEPRFKREATRISRLMQDKPRTPLETTCDWIEYVIRHGGARHLRAQVFNIPWYQYYLLDVIAFLVAIVALVVMVIRLTCRCLFWFCCNKCGRAKAKRE
- the LOC140924397 gene encoding 2-hydroxyacylsphingosine 1-beta-galactosyltransferase-like isoform X1; the protein is MAAGSHYFIIRKTMEELSSRGHEVALIVSSDVKISSNEKLPHFIYKVPYQPGFSEELLVKPAIDGNQLKGMWALAQVEQVMCECLLNDTKLLQELKDFDLLVYEGAALCAVLLGEHLEIPRVVIAPGPPNAAFAPFHMIPTPVSYVPQQLTGFSCNMTFTERVINLGVYFAGQLLLKMMFSQSVIPLKTKFHIKPEISYEEAVTNVELVIILADFALEFPQPLLPGVVMVGPIGVKKPGVLPPDLQQFLQDTGGHGFIIVSFGSYVEKIIPKEKIDMMAAAFAKLKQKVLWRQKGYIPASLSRNIKVVEWLPQNDLLGHKDIKAFVSHVGFNSVYESAYHGVPVVAVPLFADQFSNAKKVEQFGLGIVVDYKSVYADQLFEAIEQVITEPRFKREATRISRLMQDKPRTPLETTCDWIELQWSCPRTGKANAVTKSHIRSFKCPSNPASSKKL